The Gemmatimonadaceae bacterium genome contains a region encoding:
- a CDS encoding bifunctional riboflavin kinase/FAD synthetase produces the protein MPDLMAISGASALPSNVDGTVVTVGTFDGVHRGHADVIQRLVARAKMVGLPSLLVSFDPHPLEVVNPHSAPQLLTTHHEKLEIFAASGLDYFAVVPFTAALASFTAAEFVDTILRRRFRMRELLIGHDHGFGRQRAGNVTVLRELGVRWGFDVEVIDAVSYGDGTHVSSTSIRRAIAGGDLARAAEALGRPYSVSGTVVSGHGRGRQLGFSTLNLSHPLPVKLLPPDGVYAVRVQSRHGEFEAMANLGPRPTFGESDRTIEAHLFDASGDFYGSAVRLDFIGFLRNTRKFDSPAELIQQLERDRASATRALTLPANAGNLRGYTGTVHPTSSDA, from the coding sequence ATGCCTGACCTGATGGCGATATCGGGGGCTTCCGCTCTTCCCTCGAATGTCGACGGCACCGTCGTGACAGTTGGGACGTTCGACGGAGTGCATCGGGGGCACGCAGACGTCATCCAGCGACTGGTAGCCCGGGCAAAGATGGTCGGCTTGCCAAGCCTCCTGGTGAGTTTCGACCCGCATCCGCTTGAAGTCGTCAATCCGCATTCAGCGCCGCAGCTTCTTACCACTCATCATGAAAAACTCGAGATCTTTGCGGCGAGCGGTCTCGATTATTTTGCCGTCGTCCCGTTTACGGCTGCGCTGGCGTCTTTCACGGCGGCTGAGTTCGTCGATACGATTCTGCGACGGCGGTTCCGCATGCGAGAGCTGCTGATCGGGCACGACCACGGATTCGGACGCCAGCGAGCAGGGAATGTGACTGTTCTCCGCGAACTTGGCGTCCGGTGGGGCTTTGACGTCGAAGTCATTGACGCAGTGTCCTATGGCGACGGCACACATGTGTCGTCGACCTCCATTCGCCGGGCAATCGCGGGCGGTGATCTGGCCCGCGCGGCCGAAGCTCTCGGCCGTCCTTATTCCGTGAGTGGTACCGTAGTCAGCGGGCACGGGCGGGGAAGACAACTGGGGTTTTCTACCCTGAATCTGAGCCACCCGCTCCCGGTGAAGCTTCTTCCGCCTGACGGTGTATATGCCGTCAGGGTGCAGTCGCGCCATGGCGAGTTCGAGGCAATGGCGAACCTTGGGCCTCGGCCGACGTTCGGCGAATCCGACAGGACAATTGAAGCTCACCTGTTTGACGCGTCGGGCGATTTTTACGGCTCCGCGGTGCGGCTGGACTTCATTGGTTTTCTCCGAAATACACGAAAATTCGACAGCCCGGCCGAACTCATTCAGCAACTTGAACGTGACCGTGCCAGCGCGACGCGCGCGTTGACTCTGCCCGCGAATGCCGGTAACCTTAGAGGCTACACAGGAACGGTTCACCCTACCTCGTCTGACGCATGA
- the truB gene encoding tRNA pseudouridine(55) synthase TruB has translation MARTDGLATKTTGIEGSPLAASVEGLLLVDKPAGATSHDIVQLARRVYGEKSIGHLGTLDPFATGLLILLMGRSTRLATFILTEPKVYLTTIRFGAETDSDDCTGSVIRQSPPPPRGSISDAISALTGDLMQVPPAYSAKSVDGVRAYDAARRGEPLELAAARVMVHGWAIQDERDNEIDVRITCGTGTYIRALARDLGRATGSAAHLAALRREQSGPFDVAHAATVEVLRTSPPPLRPLRVVTDA, from the coding sequence TTGGCCCGGACGGACGGCCTGGCGACGAAGACGACGGGAATTGAAGGCTCGCCGTTGGCCGCCAGTGTGGAAGGTCTTCTTCTCGTCGACAAACCCGCCGGCGCTACATCACACGACATAGTACAACTGGCCCGTCGCGTTTATGGCGAGAAGAGCATCGGGCATCTCGGAACGCTTGATCCGTTCGCCACTGGGTTGCTGATACTGCTGATGGGTCGCTCGACCCGGCTGGCAACGTTCATTCTTACCGAGCCCAAGGTCTACCTCACCACAATCCGCTTTGGAGCGGAGACCGATTCTGACGACTGCACGGGATCGGTGATTCGCCAATCGCCCCCGCCGCCGCGGGGCTCTATCTCCGACGCTATTTCAGCGCTGACTGGAGATTTGATGCAGGTGCCGCCGGCCTACTCGGCCAAATCCGTTGACGGCGTGCGCGCTTATGACGCCGCGCGGCGTGGCGAACCGCTGGAGCTTGCCGCGGCAAGAGTGATGGTTCATGGGTGGGCGATTCAGGATGAGCGGGATAATGAGATCGACGTGCGAATCACGTGCGGGACCGGGACCTACATCCGCGCCCTGGCGCGCGATCTGGGCCGTGCCACCGGGAGTGCCGCCCACCTGGCCGCGCTGAGACGCGAGCAGAGCGGGCCCTTCGACGTGGCTCACGCGGCAACCGTCGAAGTGCTGCGGACCTCACCCCCGCCCTTGAGACCGCTGCGAGTCGTCACCGATGCCTGA
- the rbfA gene encoding 30S ribosome-binding factor RbfA: MRARWRRALLRNTRRADRVAAAIREEVAMFLASAAKDPRIVGFVTVTGVEVTSDLRHARVFVSVMGSEPEKESTFQGLGSTASHLRSLVGRTLRLRVAPEIQFKEDDSVARAARIESLLAGIKPSEPGDPDSAASTPVSSDALGPDGRPGDEDDGN, translated from the coding sequence TTGCGCGCACGCTGGCGTCGAGCGCTTCTGCGTAACACCCGGCGTGCCGACCGGGTGGCCGCAGCCATCCGTGAAGAGGTCGCGATGTTCCTTGCCAGCGCCGCAAAGGATCCGCGCATCGTTGGTTTCGTAACGGTGACGGGAGTGGAAGTCACTTCCGACCTCAGGCACGCACGTGTATTCGTGAGTGTGATGGGCAGCGAGCCCGAAAAGGAATCGACATTCCAGGGGCTCGGAAGCACCGCCTCGCACCTGCGATCGCTCGTCGGACGTACCCTGCGACTGCGGGTGGCTCCCGAAATTCAGTTCAAGGAAGACGACAGCGTGGCCCGCGCCGCCCGTATCGAGTCGCTGCTCGCCGGTATCAAGCCCAGTGAGCCGGGTGACCCCGATTCGGCGGCCTCTACGCCAGTGTCATCCGACGCGCTTGGCCCGGACGGACGGCCTGGCGACGAAGACGACGGGAATTGA